Proteins found in one Bartonella krasnovii genomic segment:
- a CDS encoding cytochrome c1, producing MVNTFIGLLVIAVIGFPFQSVAGNISDKEERFVSFPLHVPKKQEWSFSGPFGIYDKAQLRRGLKVYKQVCSSCHGLRYVAFRDLKALGYDQEQIKAFAGQYEVRDGPNREGQFFKRAGVATDYFPSPFAYEEAEGNILHGTSPPDLSLMARARAVSLPFPAVISEVLTHYNTAGPDYITALLTGYQEAPENTEIADGFWYNPYFIAGNSIAMAPPLSNGVVSYEDGTPETVEYYARDVAAFLMWAADPHMEIRKKTGFRVILFLIIFGGLVYILKNRIWRSLEEK from the coding sequence ATGGTAAATACTTTTATTGGATTGCTTGTTATAGCAGTAATAGGATTTCCTTTTCAGAGTGTAGCTGGTAATATCTCTGATAAAGAGGAGAGGTTTGTTTCTTTTCCTTTACATGTCCCTAAAAAACAGGAATGGAGTTTTTCAGGGCCATTTGGCATTTATGATAAAGCACAGTTGCGACGTGGATTAAAGGTTTATAAACAGGTTTGTTCTAGCTGCCACGGGTTAAGATATGTGGCTTTTCGCGATTTAAAAGCTCTTGGCTATGATCAAGAACAGATTAAAGCTTTTGCAGGGCAATATGAAGTGCGCGATGGTCCTAATCGAGAAGGGCAGTTTTTTAAACGTGCTGGTGTCGCAACGGATTATTTTCCTTCTCCCTTTGCTTATGAAGAAGCAGAAGGAAATATTCTTCATGGCACTTCTCCTCCAGATTTATCATTAATGGCGCGTGCACGTGCCGTATCTTTACCATTTCCTGCTGTTATTTCTGAGGTGCTTACCCATTATAATACTGCTGGTCCAGATTATATTACAGCCCTTTTAACGGGATATCAGGAAGCTCCAGAAAATACAGAAATTGCTGATGGTTTTTGGTATAATCCTTATTTTATTGCTGGTAATTCTATAGCTATGGCGCCTCCATTGAGTAATGGTGTTGTTTCTTATGAAGACGGAACTCCGGAAACTGTTGAATATTATGCGCGTGATGTTGCGGCTTTTTTGATGTGGGCTGCTGATCCTCATATGGAAATTCGTAAAAAAACCGGTTTTCGTGTTATCTTATTTTTGATCATTTTTGGGGGGCTTGTTTATATTTTAAAAAACCGTATTTGGCGTAGTTTAGAAGAAAAATGA
- the pth gene encoding aminoacyl-tRNA hydrolase, translating into MWLIAGLGNPGLQYQNNRHNIGFMAVDTIYQSFSFSPWSKKFQAEISSGFINNEKIFLIKPQTFMNLSGQAIGEALRFYKLDLKSLIIIYDELDLSPGKVRVKIGGGNNGHNGIKSIDAHCGSDYCRIRIGIGHPGSKELVHHHVLGNFTKSDQEWLLPLLETIAKNIALLIKGDKSLFMNEVSQTIKNKNLF; encoded by the coding sequence ATGTGGCTTATTGCTGGTCTTGGCAATCCTGGTTTGCAATATCAAAATAACCGCCATAATATCGGTTTTATGGCTGTTGATACTATTTATCAGTCCTTTTCTTTCTCTCCATGGTCGAAGAAGTTTCAAGCAGAAATCTCTAGCGGTTTTATAAATAATGAGAAAATTTTTCTTATTAAACCGCAAACTTTTATGAATCTTTCGGGGCAAGCTATCGGTGAAGCTTTGCGATTTTATAAACTCGATTTAAAGAGTTTGATCATTATTTATGATGAGTTAGACCTGTCACCGGGAAAAGTCCGTGTAAAAATCGGAGGAGGAAATAATGGGCATAATGGTATTAAGTCTATTGATGCCCATTGTGGTAGCGACTATTGTCGCATACGTATAGGTATTGGTCATCCTGGAAGCAAGGAACTTGTTCATCATCACGTTTTAGGAAACTTTACCAAATCTGATCAAGAATGGTTGCTCCCTCTCTTAGAGACCATTGCAAAAAATATTGCTCTCCTCATAAAGGGTGACAAATCTCTTTTTATGAATGAAGTTTCACAAACGATAAAAAATAAAAACTTATTCTAA
- the petA gene encoding ubiquinol-cytochrome c reductase iron-sulfur subunit gives MGEQTRRDFLFLVTAVAGAVGMGIVAWPFVRQLRPDEAVLASSSVEVDLSGIEEGMSVTVKWRGQPVVIRNRTAKEIAEARATKLSLLRDRQARNPNLEGEEEATDFARSAGKGRENWLILINLCTHLGCVTLGQSGRFGGWLCPCHGSVYDTAGRVRSGPANYNLAIPPYRFLSDTLLKIG, from the coding sequence ATGGGTGAGCAGACGAGGCGGGATTTTCTCTTTTTGGTAACAGCTGTTGCAGGAGCAGTTGGAATGGGGATTGTTGCGTGGCCTTTTGTTCGTCAATTGCGTCCAGATGAGGCTGTTTTGGCATCTTCTTCTGTTGAGGTAGACCTTTCTGGTATTGAAGAGGGCATGTCGGTGACGGTGAAGTGGCGTGGACAACCTGTTGTTATTCGTAACCGCACTGCGAAAGAAATTGCTGAAGCGCGCGCTACCAAATTGAGTCTTCTAAGAGATCGCCAAGCCCGCAATCCTAATCTTGAAGGCGAAGAAGAAGCAACAGATTTTGCGCGTTCAGCAGGTAAAGGGCGTGAGAATTGGCTTATTCTCATTAATCTTTGTACACATCTTGGTTGTGTAACACTTGGCCAATCGGGACGATTTGGTGGATGGTTGTGTCCATGTCATGGGTCTGTTTATGATACAGCTGGCAGAGTGCGTTCAGGACCTGCTAATTATAACCTCGCCATTCCACCTTATCGATTTCTTTCTGATACTTTACTGAAAATAGGATAA
- a CDS encoding PRC-barrel domain-containing protein: MKKTVWTTLISALMVSSTYAQSFEVPSKPEMVSATGVVQVGSDMSVRYVTPLATDFVASSLIGADVYNIENENIGEVKDIILRENNIAGFVIAVGGFLGIGESYVVVSPKTIQMTNDYGKWKLITNATKDSLKDAPTFKYEGHWAR; encoded by the coding sequence ATGAAAAAAACTGTATGGACTACTCTTATATCTGCTTTAATGGTTTCTAGTACTTACGCTCAGTCTTTTGAAGTTCCTTCTAAACCTGAAATGGTTTCTGCAACGGGTGTTGTACAGGTGGGATCAGATATGTCTGTGCGTTATGTTACACCTTTAGCAACGGATTTTGTCGCTTCCAGTCTTATTGGTGCAGATGTCTATAATATAGAAAATGAAAATATTGGTGAAGTAAAAGATATTATTTTGCGTGAAAATAACATTGCAGGGTTTGTTATTGCTGTTGGTGGTTTCCTTGGTATAGGGGAGAGTTATGTGGTCGTATCTCCAAAAACAATCCAGATGACAAATGATTATGGTAAGTGGAAACTTATTACAAATGCCACAAAGGATTCTTTAAAAGACGCTCCAACATTTAAATATGAAGGGCATTGGGCACGCTGA
- a CDS encoding ribose-phosphate pyrophosphokinase has translation MKLFCGNSNPRLAEDVTNYLSIPLGKATVKRFADQEIFVELHENVRGQDVFVLQSTSYPANDHLMELLIMIDALRRSSARRITAVIPYFGYARQDRKPGPRTPISAKLVANLITEAGAHRVLTLDLHAGQIQGFFDIPTDNLYAVPVISRDVKMHYSLENVIVVSPDVGGVVRARSLAKRLNSLLAIVDKRRERPGESEVMNIIGDVSGKDCLLLDDIVDSGGTLCNAASALLKHGANSVTAYITHGVLSGNAIERITNSEMKELVITDSIMPTGAIEKAHNIRVLPISDLIGEAIARTAAEQSVSSLFG, from the coding sequence ATGAAGCTTTTCTGCGGCAATTCTAATCCACGCCTTGCTGAAGATGTTACAAATTATTTAAGCATTCCCTTAGGCAAAGCAACCGTGAAACGCTTTGCTGATCAAGAAATTTTTGTAGAATTACATGAAAATGTCCGTGGACAAGATGTGTTTGTTTTACAATCCACATCCTATCCAGCCAACGATCATTTGATGGAACTGCTCATTATGATTGATGCGCTTCGCCGCTCTTCTGCGCGTCGTATTACAGCCGTCATCCCCTATTTTGGTTACGCACGCCAAGACCGTAAACCTGGACCACGCACCCCCATTTCCGCAAAACTTGTTGCCAACTTGATTACCGAAGCAGGAGCCCACCGTGTTTTAACATTGGATCTTCATGCCGGACAAATTCAAGGTTTTTTTGATATTCCCACAGATAATCTCTATGCTGTTCCGGTTATTTCTCGCGATGTCAAAATGCATTACTCGCTTGAAAATGTTATTGTTGTTTCACCTGATGTTGGAGGGGTGGTACGCGCCCGCTCACTTGCCAAGCGCTTAAATAGTTTGCTGGCTATTGTTGATAAACGTCGCGAACGTCCTGGTGAATCAGAAGTTATGAATATCATCGGAGATGTCTCTGGAAAAGATTGTCTTTTGCTTGATGATATTGTTGATTCTGGTGGAACTCTATGCAATGCAGCAAGTGCTCTCCTAAAACACGGTGCCAATAGTGTTACGGCTTACATCACGCATGGTGTTCTTTCTGGAAATGCTATTGAGCGTATTACTAACTCAGAGATGAAAGAATTGGTTATTACAGATTCGATTATGCCAACAGGGGCCATTGAAAAAGCCCATAATATTCGCGTTCTGCCGATTTCCGACCTGATTGGCGAAGCAATCGCTAGAACAGCAGCAGAACAATCTGTCTCAAGTTTATTCGGTTAA
- a CDS encoding tRNA (cytidine(34)-2'-O)-methyltransferase: MTLHIALFQPDIAGNTGTILRLSACFGLHVHIIEPAGFNLSDRNLKRAGLDYLEYASLEKHIDWQHFLSSMKHFNRRLLLLSTKAKTCYTQIDYQKNDVLLFGRESAGVPDYVHEAADYTLKIPMKPHARSLNIAMSVAITAGEALRQIGYHEGNCDL; the protein is encoded by the coding sequence ATGACACTTCATATAGCTCTTTTCCAACCTGATATTGCTGGTAATACCGGAACGATTTTACGTCTTAGTGCTTGTTTTGGTTTACATGTGCACATTATTGAACCCGCAGGCTTTAACCTGTCGGATCGTAATCTCAAACGCGCAGGATTGGATTATCTCGAATATGCTTCCTTAGAGAAACACATTGATTGGCAACATTTTTTAAGCTCTATGAAACACTTTAACCGCCGTCTTTTGCTTTTAAGTACAAAAGCAAAAACATGCTATACGCAGATAGACTATCAAAAAAATGATGTTTTACTTTTTGGTCGTGAATCCGCTGGCGTCCCCGATTATGTTCATGAAGCTGCCGATTACACATTGAAAATTCCCATGAAACCACACGCTCGCTCGCTCAATATTGCCATGAGCGTAGCCATAACAGCAGGAGAAGCATTGCGCCAAATTGGTTATCATGAAGGAAACTGTGATCTATAA
- the pgeF gene encoding peptidoglycan editing factor PgeF: MKPTSPPILAKELSALHIHGIKHGFFTRQCGISKSLFPSLHVGQNLNDQSAQNYLLIADYFSVEVQNLITVNQIHSSEVIVVNQPFMGEVPKADALITTVPGLVIGILTADCGPVLLADPQAGVIAAVHAGWQGSLKGIIEKTITVMEKQGAKRQSITAVLGPCIGPCHYEVTDEFYQQFIECESKFQKYFLKTDKVNHFHFNLWAFILNQLKEAGVSASCLELCTYQDEQRFFSYRRATLRNEPDDGRQFSAIMLTR, from the coding sequence ATGAAGCCTACCTCACCCCCTATCCTTGCGAAAGAGCTTTCTGCCTTACACATACACGGGATAAAACATGGTTTTTTCACACGTCAATGCGGTATTTCAAAAAGTCTCTTTCCAAGTCTTCATGTTGGACAAAATTTAAATGATCAATCTGCGCAAAATTACCTTTTGATCGCTGATTATTTTAGTGTTGAGGTACAAAATTTAATCACTGTCAATCAAATACACTCCTCTGAAGTTATCGTAGTGAATCAACCTTTTATGGGTGAAGTTCCCAAAGCAGATGCTCTCATTACCACCGTGCCAGGACTCGTCATCGGCATTCTTACAGCAGATTGTGGTCCCGTTTTATTGGCTGATCCACAAGCCGGTGTCATCGCTGCAGTCCATGCAGGCTGGCAAGGAAGCTTAAAGGGAATTATAGAAAAAACAATTACTGTTATGGAAAAACAAGGAGCCAAAAGACAATCAATAACAGCAGTTCTTGGTCCTTGTATTGGCCCTTGCCACTACGAAGTCACAGACGAATTTTACCAACAATTTATTGAGTGCGAGAGTAAATTTCAAAAATATTTTTTAAAAACAGATAAAGTTAATCACTTTCACTTTAACCTGTGGGCATTCATTCTCAATCAACTCAAAGAAGCAGGGGTTAGTGCTTCTTGTTTAGAACTTTGCACCTACCAAGATGAACAGCGTTTTTTCTCCTATCGGCGTGCAACACTCCGAAATGAACCGGATGATGGACGACAATTTTCTGCGATTATGTTGACGAGATGA
- the ychF gene encoding redox-regulated ATPase YchF — MGFKCGIVGLPNVGKSTLFNALTKTATAQAANYPFCTIEPNTGEVAVPDSRMEKIASIAGSKEIIPTRINFVDIAGLVRGASKGEGLGNKFLANIREVDAIIHVLRCFQDDDITHVEGHIDPLSDAITVETELMLADLESLERRIVQIRKRATGKDKEALTILPVMEKALNILQQGNPVRLLLKDISSEERRILENLNLLTSKPVLYVCNVSENDAAHGNNFTRMVEKMAAEQNAQSIIISASIEAEITQLNDAEASEYLNALGLFEPSLNRLIRAGYSLLDLITYFTCGPKETRAWTITRGTKAPQAAGVIHSDFERGFIRAQTISYEDYIALGGENGAKEAGKARDEGKEYIVQDGDVMLFKHNT, encoded by the coding sequence ATGGGCTTTAAATGCGGTATTGTCGGATTACCTAATGTTGGAAAATCAACTCTTTTTAATGCGCTCACAAAAACAGCCACTGCACAGGCGGCCAATTATCCTTTTTGTACCATTGAACCCAACACCGGTGAAGTTGCTGTTCCAGATTCACGAATGGAAAAAATTGCTTCCATCGCTGGTTCAAAAGAGATTATTCCTACACGCATTAATTTCGTTGACATTGCAGGGCTTGTGCGTGGCGCTTCAAAAGGCGAAGGTTTAGGAAACAAATTTTTAGCCAATATCCGTGAGGTTGATGCCATTATTCACGTTTTACGCTGTTTTCAAGATGATGATATAACCCATGTAGAAGGACATATTGATCCCCTTTCTGATGCCATAACCGTTGAAACTGAACTCATGCTGGCGGATTTAGAAAGTCTTGAGAGACGAATCGTACAAATTCGCAAACGAGCCACTGGAAAAGATAAAGAAGCTCTCACAATTCTACCCGTTATGGAAAAAGCATTAAATATCTTGCAACAGGGAAATCCTGTTCGATTGTTGCTTAAAGATATCTCTTCTGAAGAACGCCGCATCCTTGAGAACTTAAATCTTCTCACTTCTAAACCCGTCCTCTATGTATGCAATGTAAGTGAAAATGACGCTGCTCATGGAAATAACTTTACACGAATGGTCGAAAAAATGGCAGCAGAGCAAAATGCTCAAAGCATTATCATTTCTGCTTCCATTGAAGCTGAAATTACCCAACTTAATGATGCCGAGGCTTCAGAGTACCTTAATGCCCTAGGGCTTTTTGAACCAAGTCTAAACCGCCTCATTCGTGCTGGCTATTCTTTGCTTGACCTCATTACTTATTTCACCTGTGGACCTAAAGAAACACGAGCATGGACAATCACACGTGGCACGAAAGCACCCCAAGCTGCGGGTGTTATTCACTCAGATTTTGAGCGTGGCTTTATCCGCGCTCAAACCATCAGCTACGAGGATTATATTGCTTTAGGAGGAGAAAACGGTGCAAAAGAAGCGGGCAAAGCCCGTGATGAAGGTAAAGAATATATTGTGCAAGACGGTGATGTTATGTTGTTTAAACATAATACTTAA
- a CDS encoding 50S ribosomal protein L25/general stress protein Ctc — translation MSKSYTLKAEKRERVGKGSSRELRRNGLIPAVIYGEKQPPLAITVPYKEIFYKIQAGGFRTTIATIVLDKKKIMVLPKDYQLDPVRDFPLHVDFLRISAKSVVEVNIPVHFLNEDTAPGLKKGGVLNIVRHEIECTAPANAIPEAIEIDLSSYSIGDSIHISAVQLPKDVTPIIQDRDFTIATIAAPASVDVSDETSEQEKDEDEAQTS, via the coding sequence ATGAGTAAAAGCTACACTCTTAAGGCCGAAAAACGCGAGCGGGTTGGTAAGGGGTCCTCCCGTGAACTTCGCCGCAACGGTCTTATCCCTGCTGTCATTTATGGTGAAAAACAACCTCCTTTGGCAATAACAGTTCCCTATAAAGAGATTTTCTACAAAATCCAAGCCGGTGGCTTTCGGACCACCATTGCAACGATTGTCCTCGACAAGAAAAAAATTATGGTCTTGCCAAAAGATTACCAATTGGACCCTGTGCGTGACTTTCCTCTCCATGTCGATTTCTTACGCATTTCAGCAAAATCTGTTGTAGAAGTGAATATTCCTGTCCACTTCCTCAATGAAGATACAGCACCTGGACTTAAAAAGGGTGGTGTTCTCAATATTGTTCGCCATGAAATTGAATGTACCGCTCCAGCAAATGCTATTCCTGAGGCTATTGAAATTGATCTCTCCAGCTATTCTATTGGTGATTCTATCCACATTTCAGCTGTGCAACTGCCAAAAGATGTGACACCCATTATCCAAGATCGCGACTTTACTATTGCAACCATTGCAGCGCCTGCGAGCGTAGATGTCAGTGATGAAACTTCCGAACAAGAAAAAGATGAAGACGAGGCGCAAACTTCATAA
- a CDS encoding cytochrome b: MARFPPYSPKTSLARWFDKRLPLPRFFYNVFVIFPVPRNLNYFYTFGGILTVMLLSQLLTGLVLSLHYVPDVHLAFETGERFRREGQFGWLFRPWHCVGSSFFFIAVYIHLARGLYYGSYKNMREMVWVTGMFIYIIMMAIAFFGYVLVWGMMSVSAASVVAGLLKAIPFVGTWLHETLLGGYSVGQPTLNRFYVLHYLLSFVLLFFVGIHIFAIHQVGQGNPTGLTIQSDEETVPFTPYALIKDIFAITVFLVFFAWFLFYMPDYMGQAENYTVADPLKAPLRVVPEWYFLPFYAILRAITFNIGALSSTFLGVILLAGSIFVLFLVPWLDRSKICSARYRPVYKIFFWTFIADVVFLGYLGSREINDSILLWTQLATAYYFIFFLIVLPVLPLFEKGRSLPSSITEDMKQKQNKLW; this comes from the coding sequence ATGGCAAGATTTCCTCCCTATTCTCCTAAAACTTCTCTTGCTCGTTGGTTTGATAAGCGTTTACCACTTCCTCGTTTTTTTTATAATGTATTTGTTATTTTTCCTGTACCACGTAATCTGAACTATTTTTATACATTTGGTGGTATTTTGACCGTTATGCTTTTATCACAGCTTTTGACAGGTCTTGTTTTGTCACTGCATTATGTTCCGGATGTTCATTTGGCTTTTGAAACGGGTGAACGTTTTAGACGTGAAGGACAGTTTGGTTGGCTCTTTCGTCCGTGGCATTGTGTGGGATCATCCTTCTTTTTTATCGCTGTTTATATTCATTTAGCCCGTGGACTTTATTATGGTTCTTATAAAAATATGCGTGAGATGGTTTGGGTTACGGGCATGTTTATTTATATCATCATGATGGCAATAGCGTTTTTTGGTTATGTCTTGGTTTGGGGGATGATGTCTGTTTCTGCTGCTTCAGTGGTTGCTGGACTTTTGAAAGCCATTCCTTTTGTGGGCACATGGTTGCATGAGACGCTTCTTGGTGGTTATAGTGTTGGACAACCAACATTGAACCGTTTTTATGTGCTTCATTATTTGTTGTCATTTGTTTTACTTTTTTTCGTGGGAATTCATATTTTTGCAATCCATCAAGTTGGGCAGGGTAATCCAACGGGTCTTACAATACAATCAGATGAGGAAACTGTTCCTTTTACACCCTATGCGCTTATCAAAGATATTTTTGCCATTACTGTTTTTCTCGTCTTTTTTGCTTGGTTTTTGTTTTATATGCCTGATTATATGGGACAGGCTGAAAATTATACTGTTGCTGATCCTTTAAAGGCACCCCTTCGCGTAGTTCCAGAGTGGTACTTTTTGCCTTTTTATGCCATACTGCGTGCCATCACTTTTAATATTGGTGCTCTTTCATCAACTTTTTTAGGAGTTATTCTCTTAGCAGGTTCGATTTTCGTTTTGTTTCTTGTTCCATGGTTAGATCGCTCTAAAATATGTTCTGCAAGGTATCGACCTGTTTATAAAATTTTCTTTTGGACATTTATTGCTGATGTTGTGTTTCTTGGCTATCTAGGTTCAAGGGAAATCAATGATAGTATTCTTTTATGGACGCAATTGGCTACCGCTTATTATTTTATATTCTTTCTGATTGTTTTGCCGGTCCTCCCTCTTTTTGAAAAGGGGCGTTCTCTTCCTTCTTCAATTACTGAAGATATGAAACAGAAACAAAATAAACTATGGTAA
- a CDS encoding L,D-transpeptidase codes for MLSRCAFLTAALLALAGCATTHQSDMSSASFQQARYIPPEIQALYGPVTNETYPLPAVDLTTIDPKFWRQEVIYYTSYPPGTLVIDTQECFLYLIGENGKALRYGIGVGKEGLAFEGEGVVQRKRRWPNWAPTAAMMAREPERYGHLGKGMPPGPDNPLGARALYLFKNGKDTLFRIHGSHESWSIGRAISSGCIRLLNQDIIDLYDRVPVGSRVVVLQNNRSAPTVYSQQSNGYDPLESTIQPNDF; via the coding sequence GTGTTATCTCGTTGTGCCTTTTTAACTGCAGCACTTTTAGCTTTAGCTGGATGTGCTACAACACATCAATCAGATATGTCATCGGCTTCTTTTCAACAAGCTCGATACATTCCACCAGAAATACAGGCTTTGTACGGTCCTGTAACGAATGAAACTTATCCGTTACCTGCTGTTGATCTTACAACAATTGATCCAAAGTTTTGGCGACAAGAAGTGATTTATTATACATCTTATCCACCTGGAACGTTGGTTATCGATACGCAAGAATGTTTTCTTTACCTTATTGGTGAAAATGGAAAAGCTTTACGCTATGGGATTGGGGTCGGTAAGGAAGGCCTAGCATTTGAAGGTGAGGGAGTTGTACAGCGCAAGCGTCGCTGGCCCAATTGGGCTCCGACAGCAGCAATGATGGCACGAGAACCAGAACGTTATGGGCATTTGGGGAAAGGAATGCCTCCAGGACCCGATAATCCATTAGGCGCGCGAGCACTTTATCTTTTCAAAAATGGGAAAGACACACTTTTCCGTATTCATGGCTCACATGAATCTTGGTCAATAGGGCGTGCCATTTCAAGCGGATGTATCCGTTTGCTCAATCAAGATATTATTGATCTTTATGATCGCGTTCCCGTTGGTTCGCGCGTTGTGGTGTTACAAAACAATAGAAGTGCGCCTACAGTTTACAGTCAACAATCAAATGGCTACGATCCGCTAGAGTCAACCATTCAGCCAAATGATTTTTAA
- a CDS encoding helicase HerA domain-containing protein — protein MKVEIALGEMSESRALHKSMPALLDLEELLATRLLVQGNSGSGKSHLLRRLLEQSAKWVQHCVIDPEGDFITLADKFGHVIVEAQRSELELTRIAHRIRQHRVSVVFNLEGLDTEQQMRAVGAFLGALFDVERDYWYPMLVVVDEAQLFAPTAAGEVSDEARKISLSAMTNLMCRGRKRGLAGVIATQRLAKLAKNVAAEASNFLIGRTFLDIDMMRAADLLGMERRQAEMFRDLERGHFIALGPALSRRPLPIIIGSVETLARSSSPKLMPLPTEHIDAKELVFTASPEEILTPFKQIREPVREKSMHEMLEEVVHKKQEDLEENLSLFPELSDVERECQAEHVIREILEDPEAFYRSTAVLYQDFSVRCRIHGMSKVPFNLSQFRRKLAIAQAFVDEQTAVSEHWKHILQISESLEDDVQGVFLNVAQAALGGKPCPSDAFLARLYGTHSLSRARRLLTYFEERGLIVIHTHFSGQRIVAFPDLGVETAPGDPKAPL, from the coding sequence ATGAAGGTTGAGATTGCCTTGGGTGAGATGTCAGAGAGTCGTGCTTTGCATAAATCGATGCCAGCGCTTCTTGATTTGGAAGAATTATTGGCGACACGTCTTCTTGTACAAGGTAATTCCGGTTCAGGGAAATCACATCTTTTACGCCGTCTTTTAGAACAAAGTGCTAAGTGGGTGCAGCACTGCGTGATTGATCCAGAAGGCGATTTTATCACTTTGGCCGATAAATTTGGTCATGTTATTGTAGAGGCTCAACGTAGCGAATTAGAATTGACGCGTATTGCTCATCGCATTCGGCAACATCGGGTTTCGGTGGTATTTAACCTGGAGGGCTTGGATACTGAACAACAGATGCGTGCTGTGGGGGCTTTTCTTGGGGCACTGTTTGATGTGGAACGTGATTATTGGTATCCTATGCTTGTGGTGGTTGATGAGGCACAATTGTTTGCTCCAACTGCGGCAGGAGAAGTTTCCGATGAAGCGCGTAAAATTTCTCTGAGTGCTATGACAAATCTTATGTGTCGAGGACGTAAACGGGGACTTGCTGGTGTTATTGCAACACAACGTTTGGCTAAGCTTGCCAAAAATGTTGCTGCTGAAGCTTCAAATTTTTTAATAGGTCGGACTTTTTTAGATATTGATATGATGCGTGCGGCTGATCTTTTGGGGATGGAGCGTCGTCAAGCGGAAATGTTTAGAGATCTTGAGCGGGGACATTTTATCGCTTTAGGTCCTGCTTTATCACGACGTCCCTTACCAATTATCATTGGTTCGGTTGAAACTTTAGCACGCTCTTCTAGCCCTAAATTAATGCCACTTCCAACAGAGCACATAGATGCAAAAGAACTCGTTTTTACGGCTTCACCAGAGGAAATTTTAACGCCATTTAAACAAATACGAGAGCCTGTGAGAGAAAAATCAATGCACGAGATGTTAGAGGAGGTGGTGCATAAAAAACAAGAGGACTTAGAAGAAAACCTAAGTTTATTTCCTGAACTTTCTGATGTTGAGCGAGAGTGTCAAGCAGAACATGTTATTCGAGAAATTCTTGAGGATCCTGAGGCTTTTTATCGTTCAACAGCAGTGCTTTATCAAGATTTTTCAGTTCGTTGCCGTATCCATGGTATGTCTAAAGTTCCTTTTAATCTTTCACAATTTCGGCGTAAATTGGCGATTGCTCAAGCTTTTGTCGATGAACAAACAGCTGTAAGTGAACATTGGAAACATATTTTGCAGATATCAGAAAGTTTGGAAGATGATGTTCAAGGAGTCTTCTTGAATGTGGCACAGGCCGCATTGGGCGGAAAGCCATGCCCATCCGATGCATTTTTAGCCCGTCTTTATGGAACACACTCTTTAAGCCGTGCACGTCGGCTTTTAACCTATTTTGAAGAGCGCGGACTCATTGTTATTCATACACATTTTAGTGGTCAACGCATCGTTGCATTTCCTGATCTTGGTGTCGAAACGGCACCAGGAGATCCTAAAGCACCACTTTAA